The genomic window ACCTTCCTTCGCGAGGGATGTGACTCAGCCATCCGGCCTGAGGCAGAGTTCCGGGAGGCTGGCGACACTGGCGGCGACAGCTCCGGTGGCTCAGAGGCCTGGGAGTGTCCCTCTCTCACCGGAGATTGGGCGTGCAGGCCTGTGAGGGAGTGACTGTCACCGCGCTCCCCAGGCAGGTTCTGGGGCCGCCTGGCCGGGTCGACCAGCATCCGCTCTTGCTGCTCCGGCCCCGGGGACCGACCAGACCTGGGCCGGGCCGCCTCCCTAGCGAGGGGAGAGGGTGTGCGGCGCCCGGGACTGCCTGTGCTCGGGTGGCCTGGCCTTGTCCCGGGTCGCCCTTTGGAGCGTGAATGACTCCCGCCCGCGGTCCCTCCAGCCTCTCATCCCCGAAGTGAGGAGCGGCCCGGGCTGTGCGCTGAGGGCGTTCGTTGGAGGGCACGACAGGCTCGGTGGCCGGCACGCTTGTTTCCCGGTCGTCATGCCGGCATGggtccctccccccctcccccgcgaCGGATGGCTACCGCTGGCCCGTGCGGAGTCGTACTGACGAGGTCTAGACCGGCACAAGCCGTGAGGGGTGGAGCGGAAAGGGTGGCTCGGGCCCCGGCGCGTTCCTTCGCGGGGTCCGTTCGTCGGAGGCGCCTCcgtggaaatattttttcccaagtcCTGATGGATCCGGAGACGGTGGATGGTACCCCACCGGTCCCCTGCTCCCGGGTGTGGCCGGGAAGGGTGCACCTGGGCCTGAGGCGTGCCCATGTAGGGTCCCGGTCGTTGGACAAGACTTCGTTTCCCACGCTCTCATTTCCCACGCCCTCGGAGTGTTTCCCGGTCGGTCGGTCGGGAGGTGGGGACCGGCCTGAGCTGGATGCTGTGTCCTGGATTTTGGGGAGCCAAGTCCCCATCTGGAGCTCCGGACAGACCGATACCTGCCCGCGTGGGCAAGCCGGGAAGGGTTCCCCTGGCTGGCCGGCCGGCTCCACCTCcttcctgtccctgtccctgtccctgtccctgtccccctTCCTTGCGGTCACGCTCTCCGGGTCGACCAGATGGCCCTGAGAGCGCTGGGTCTGGCGACTCTAGGGCAGGCCTGGGGGACAAGTGTCCAGATGGGGGTTCCGGGGATACCCCCACGTCCTGTGGGTGGGCCCCGCTGCTGGGCATGGACATTTTTCGCGGCCGAAATAGGCCTTTTCTGTCACCAGGTAGATGCTGACACGATCCTCTTCAGTGCCTGTCGCTGGAGACCTTGGGCCTCTGGATGCGTGTGGGGGGCTTTGGGCTTTCGGCCGCTGTCCAATGCCTGACCCTGCCCTTTGCACCCCGCGTGGGGGCCGCTCGCCTGGGCCTGTGCGCCGGCTCTCGCTTGTGCATCCAGCTGGCCCGTGCTGCGGTGTCCCCTCCGGTCTCTGGCTGACCCGAGGGCGGCAGGGCACGTGGCCCTGTGGGGTCTTCTACCCCTGTGTTGCCTCCCTGCTGCGGGCACCCGGCGGCTCGGCTGGAACAACCCCACCCTGTTGGCTCTGTGCCGCGTGTCAGGCGTCCTCCCTCCCGGGGTTGTCGGCCGCTGTCTCTCCCCTGAGAgaagaagggaggtgggggggccgGTGAGGCTGAAGCAGGCCCCCGTGGTGATTGTCCTTGCTggccgccctccctccctccccccttctggGCTCTTCCCTGGCTCTGCCAGGACTGATCGATGTGGTGATGTGGCGCTCTCCTGGGCTTGGGCCTAAGCCGCGCCAGGTGAGGGACGGCCGCTCGTGGTGAGCCGGGCCGCGCCTCTCATTCTGTCCGCGGGCCCCTCGCTGCTCCTCCCCCACCTGCGGGTGGTGTGGGGGAAGGCAGGGGTGCGGCCTCCGGCCTGACCTCTGGCCTCCCGCCCTGCTGCCTTCGGGTGTCAGTCGGGGGGGGAGGCCTGGGTTCTTTGGGACGCAGCAGGCATTCTCGCTTTGCCTCCTTGGCGTGTGCCTTGTGAGCGGTCCCTCCCCGAAGTGGGGGAGGCCTCCCTCGCTGCCATGCTTCGCATCCCTGCGGGTGCGTGAGCGTGCCTCCCCTGGTCCTCTGTGGTGCCCCTGGAGTACTCCGGGTTGCCTGTCAGATGCCCGAGGCCGAGCGGTGGTGTCGTTTTCCTCTCCCAGCGGTGAGTCCCCTCGGGTCCCcactgtggtggtggtgtgtcCCACGAGCAGCTTCCTAAAGCTCAGGGGAGGGGGTCGAGGCGGTAAGGCAGGGGAAGCTTGTGTTCCCTCCCTGGGAGGGGCTCAGGTGGACCCCTTGTCATGGGTCTCCCTCACTGTGTTGCCAGTGAGGGCAGCCCTTGGCCCTTGAGCGGCACACCCCATGCGTCTCCCTTGACCGGGAAGGCTGCATGTGGTCGTGAGAGCGACCGTGGTGGGCCGGGAGATGTGAAGGGGGGGTCCCCGTCTGGGCTTCTCGTATTTTTTGACCAAACTTAACTTCAGCCTCCACCATGTCATCTTTTGGGCTCTCAAGCCTGCCATGAGAATATGGTCACCAAAGTCCTCGCCCAGAGGCACCTCTGCCCACCGCCAGTGCcgccgcctccccccccccccccctcctcctcctcctcctcctcctcctcctcctccaacccCCGCcaagcaccccaccccccaccccgctttGTATTGTTCAGCTGTCTTGCACTGGTTTCTCACACGGTGGCGGTGTTGGCCTATGCATGTCTCCCAACCACATTCAAGTGGACTTCCAGGATCATCATTTTCTGTTTCCTAACTGCACTTTCGTCGTTCTTAGGAGAtttgcttcccccacccccacccccaccccaccccctccgtGCTTGGTGTTGAATCggaggagctgcatctgctggcctgagccacagccacagcaacggcaacgGCAACGGCAgcggcaggatccgagccacatctgagaccttatgccacagctcgcggaaaaaggccagatccttaaacccctgagcgaggccagggatcaaacctgccacctcgtgattcctagtcagattcgtttccgccgcgccatgacaggaattccttcctGAGTTCTTTTGGGTCATGGTTGTTTCCAGCTCCACAGAATTCCTCCCCGTGCTCATGTGACATCTGggatgtggcgggggggggggggggggggggggcaaggttTCGTTCCCCTACAGTCATGCCTTGAAAAAAGTCTTGTACAGCGTTTCACAGTCCACATCCAGAAGCTGAATCCGCAGCCGGTTCCATCTCATGAAACCGATCTCCCAGCCCAGGAAAACCAAAGGTCGTGGTTGGAGCCCGTGATAAACCCCAGGCCTGAGTCCCGAGCACTGCCGCTCAGGGAAGATTTCGAGCTGTCGGGGCCCAAGGATCCTCCTGGGCACTTGGAAATGTCTCCGATGTGTGCAGGCATGCATGAGGATGAGAAGGGGCTAAAGAGGGGCAGAGGGCGGTGATCTCTTGTCGGTGGAGGTCAAGGGTTGGCGCTGCCTTTTGTGGATCTCCCGGAAAAGTCAAATGTGGGAGAAAAACTGGACCCGTGGGTTCGAGGAGAGGGATGGCCAGAGAAAACCAGAAGAATTCCATCTGCCATCCATTGGGTTGGTGGGAGGGCAAAAGCTGAAACCTCAAGCATGAGATGAACAGAACCTCATGCTTCTAGCCATCCATAAACCCCGTAAGATAAGATCGTTTCTGCTGAGataccctctccctccccccacccacccagggcgAAGGATCCCTGGGTGGTGGCAGAGGGGCGGCAGCAGTCAGTGGCAGTGGCGGCGGGcatggaacttccacaggccctggggacacaccccaccccccaagaaaCCCCTGGAAGCTTGGAATTCTGATGTCTGTGGTGGGATGACCATAAACACTGGCTTTTGTGCCATGTCTGCTAGAAGATAGGGTTTCCATGACAAGTAAAGTGATTTTTAGCAAGTTTTTCTCCACTTGAGATGTATTGAAAATACATCTTCATTCAGGGGGAGGtaggtgtaggtgacagacgtggcCGCTCAGCTCAGATCGGGTGATCTGGCAGGGCatagctctggctgtggtgcaggccagcagctacagctccaattcgacccctagcccagggaacttccatatcccgagGGTGCactcctaaaaaacaaaaaacaaaatgaacagcaCACAAAGAGGGAGCATCTCATCGATGGCAGACCAAATtccaatgtatatgtatatgtgtacatatgtatgtacgtgtggatgtatgtgtgtgtgtgtatattagcATATGTtatcgagagagagagagagagagagagagagagagagagagagagagagagaaagagagagagagagagagagagaggcttttttagagccataactgtggcatacggaagttcccaaaccagggatcgaaccggcatacatggatactagtcgggtttgttaccactgagccacaacaggaactccacacattccaacatttaatgagaaaatacatttttgatgcTTTAGGCAACCCTGCAAA from Phacochoerus africanus isolate WHEZ1 chromosome 12, ROS_Pafr_v1, whole genome shotgun sequence includes these protein-coding regions:
- the LOC125112841 gene encoding uncharacterized protein LOC125112841; translation: MGPSPPPPRRMATAGPCGVVLTRSRPAQAVRGGAERVARAPARSFAGSVRRRRLRGNIFSQVLMDPETVDGTPPVPCSRVWPGRVHLGLRRAHVGSRSLDKTSFPTLSFPTPSECFPVGRSGGGDRPELDAVSWILGSQVPIWSSGQTDTCPRGQAGKGSPGWPAGSTSFLSLSLSLSLSPFLAVTLSGSTRWP